In Panicum virgatum strain AP13 chromosome 5K, P.virgatum_v5, whole genome shotgun sequence, the genomic window ATCCCACAGGAGAACATCATCGGCTGACCAATCCTGGAACTGGTACCGAGACCGGTGATGGAGCACACGAACTTCTGACGAGTTCGTTTCCCTTTTctgtatttttttctaaattctgATCAAGCTCAACCAAAAAACCTAACCTCCAAGGTTTCTGCTCAATGGTTGCCCCTGTCCATGGTAGAACTGTACTGGGGTTATTATGCATCATTCAGCAGTTCTTAACAACTTGTTGAACAATTAGCAGGAGCAGCCTCCACTTCCGGCTTCTGGGACTCCTCCAGCAAATCTGCATGCTAGCTGATGTGCGTCTAGCTAGCAAACTACGCTCTACACGCAACTTCTATTCAGTTTTCCCTTGAAGACTCGCGAAAGAATCTGTAGACAGACCATGGGAACGCGATTCCGCGCTCTcgctcctccaccgccgtcAACAGCCCCCGGAATCCTTATCGCAACCGACTTGCTCCTCCCGTAGATTCATAGTACTCCCAGCTCCTCGGCCTCCGCGACCGCCATTAACACCGCCTCTCATCTCCTCGAGACCTCGACAGCCATGGCTACCCGAGTAGCATCCTTAAAACTGGCTGCACACAGATCAACACGGCCGGCCCGGCCAGCGGCGGCTGCCACCCCCACGAAGGCACGGACGCGAACGATCTCCGTTGGCGAGAATGAATCTGGCCTGAATCTTCGACGCCCCCAATGGGCAGCCAGCAAAGGAGCCCAGCCGAGGCGGCGGCCAACTTTGCTGCGGCAGCCATAGACCCCAACTCCCGAGCGGAATCTGACACCATCCCCCCACGCTTTCTGTTACCGCCATCAATTCAATTCAAATCGTTCCCGCCGCAAAGGCGAGgctcccctcccccgccccgCGCTATAAATACGCGGGTCCTCCCGCCTCGTCCCAACTCACCAGCTCACCCTCCGACTCCGAGCAGAGCGATCGAGCTCCCCGGTCGCTGCCGCAGCTGCCACTACATCAACAAACTCGGCGGTAGCTTGCAGCAGGTGCTCGAACGATGGCGGGGCTCGCTAAGCGGCTTCTCCTTGTGgccctggtggtggcggcggctgcggcgctgTGCCACGCCATCGAGTTCGACGAGAAGGACCTGGCGACGGACGAGGCGCTGTGGGACCTGTACGAGCGGTGGCAGGCGCACCACCGCGTGCACCGGCACCACGGCGAGAAGGGCCGGCGCTTCGGCACCTTCAAGGAGAACGTGCACTTCATCCACGCGCACAACAAGCGCGGCGACCGCCCCTACCGCCTCCGCCTGAACCGCTTCGGCGACATGGGGCGCGAGGAGTTCCGCTCCACGTTCGCCGACTCGCGCATCAACGACCTCcgccgggcggcgcgcgcggcgccggcggtgccggGGTTCATGTACGAGGACGTGGGCGACCTGCCGCAGTCGGTGGACTGGCGGCAGGCGGGCGCTGTGACCGCCGTGAAGAACCAGCGCAAGTGCGGCAGCTGCTGGGCCTTCTCGACGGTGGTGGCCGTGGAGGGGATCAACGCGATCCGGACGGGGAGGCTGGTCTCCCTGTCGGAGCAGGAGCTGGTGGACTGCGACAAGGAGGAGAACGGGTGCCAGGGCGGGCTGATGGAGAACGCCTTCGAGTTCATCAAGGCCCACGGCGGCATCACCACCGAGGCCGCGTACCCGTACCGCGCGCTCAACGGCACCTGCGACAGCTACCGGTCGCGGCAGGGGCCGGTGGTGGTGATCGACGGGCACCAGATGGTGCCTGCGGGGAGCGAGGAGGCGCTGGCCAAGGCGGTGGCGCACCAGCCGGTGTCCGTGGCCATCGACGCGGGGGGCCAGGCGTTCCAGTTCTACTCGGAGGGCGTGTTCACGGGCGAGTGCGGCACGGACCTGGACCACGGCGTGGCGGCGGTCGGGTACGGCGTGGACGACGACGGCACGCCCTACTGGGTGGTGAAGAACTCGTGGGGCCCCGGGTGGGGCGAGCGCGGGTACATCCGGATggagcgcggcgccggcgacggcgggctcTGCGGCATCGCCATGGAGGCCTCCTTCCCCATCAAGACCTCCCCCAACCCGGCGCGCAagccccgccgcgcgctcctCTCCTCCCAGTGATGCATGCATCCATCATCCATCCATGGCAGCATGCATCGATCCGAGTGAGCATCCGACGGAGGAACGACGACGCACCACACATCAGCTGGCGCGTAAGTATGGGTAGCCAGGACTACTACCAAGTTACAACTACTACTGTTTGCTTGTGTTATTATTAGCTGTCGATTGGGTTGTACTAGTGATCATATGAATGTGGTTTGATTGTGCCGGTCTGGGTCTCGGTGAGAGACCAAGCTAGAATAAATAAAGTAGCAGCGCGTGCGCGCAACAAAGAGTAAGATTAGGCGTGTGATGGTGTGTCTAAATTGTACTTACCTGTAATGTAATACGGTGTGGCATGTAAGGCACCGGGGTATAAACAGTAAGGGAGCTACGCGTAAGCTAGCAGTTGCTTTTTTTATATACTTGCGCATGCCTCTCTGTTCTTCTTCCACTGtcaaaagagaatggagggTGATGATGATGCTTGCTACGAAACGACGGCGACGAGCCGACGACCTCCGTTGAATTCGGGCCGAGATTTCCTGTGTTGACTGTTGGGCTGCGGGCCTGCGCGTCACTTGCCGTTCGTGGACTGGGCTGGATTTCATCCAGACATAATATATCGCTGTGGAAATGAAATCATAGCCCAGCAGCGATGGCAGCGGGACGAGGACACGCatgacggcggcggctgggctgGTAGCTGCTGCTCGGCATGGCCGCCGCATGGTCAAGGAAAGCGGCGAACACGATCCCCCGCCGGCCGTACGGTGTTCCTTCAAAGCTGTTCCGAGCCGGGCAGCCAGAAGAGGCGGGGCAGCAGGCCCAGGTCGGCAGGTCGCGTCCAATCCTGGCCCCTGCCTCGTGATGCGTGTAACGAATATGGCATATTTTATATCATTTCgaatgattttggtgatcatatgacaacgcaatcaatgagactaatgatTTTATTGAGTTAATATTTCTAGATTCCaaagatgaagtaaaaaggctacacaaagcaaaacacaaagaaagaacttaaaaaacgctgaattggacgagttctacagaaaccagtagcaccgatttaaccgatgcctaagcatcggtgcatctgaCGCTTAATGGAAGGACCGATGCTTCTGTCGGCCTATCTCTATTAGATGCAAGTTGAAATCAAGTCAAGATACCCtggtcaccggttgaaccgacggggtCAAagcaagcatcggtgcaatcaacATATCATTGTCcaaagacgatgtcaagcgtgcagcagccaagccttcagcaccggaaggACCGACGGTCGCCGGAGCAATGCATCGATGCAATAACATCAGCAGGTGCAATGGCTATATGAAGATCCAGTGTCACCGGTTTAACTGACGCcccaagcatcggtttaaccgatggtcccaGAAGCTGCTGCAGAAGTGTCACAGATGCAaacggctacttcagagcgcagagtgaccggaagaaccgatgccctatgcaccgaaagttccgatgcctacgcagaaagctGGCTAACGGCTAGTAACAACTCTtttgagttggtggcctatatatacgcctcatcCCTGCCATTGTGAGTTTGCTTTCACAAATAATTGTGCTTttatgcatattgagccatgctctattggatttaaatgctcatatctaagttcataggctatgtgctcatacatttgcttaatctTGATGTACCAAGTGCTCATTTTTTAAAGACTTCAATTGTTacaagtcactttcaaattggtatATGCAAGGTAACTCTTTACCCCCGAAGGTAagcaaggttctaaactcattcaattggtatcattgTCAATTTCTTATTATTTTAGAGATACCTCCGAGCATGATATGGTCTAAGTCTTCTTGATtcaaacatctagttgtgcacttgatttccacattatcattttgtgcacatagtTATGGAAAACTTAGCTCATGTAAtactagtttcgtgattttgtaaTCCATCttagtaaattttcaattggtttattcattgatatcatacaattgaaTCATGAGTCATGAAACTAACTCCTTAGACTACTAATCTTTCCttgagctatattattttgcaagaccttttaggtgatttggtTCCAAAGGGTTAGAattgtggatcaaagcaaggtatttttTTAAGGAAGAGAGGTATATTCTAAAGAAGGAGAAAtgctaagtgaatcaagtcaagTAGCAAGATAGGGAAAAAAAGGGGAATCATGATTTTAGAGGGAGGCCAAGTCGatattggatggtggtaagcatccaagtaaGTGTAAGTTGTTAATTTTGTCAAATTTTgcaaatttatgcttgctttgattgtgttgtcatcaatcaccaaaatgtatgagattgtaacgaacatggcaccttttatgccatttcgagtgattttggtgatcgtatgacaacacaatcaatgagactaatggttttgttgagtgaacatttctagatcccaaggatgaagtaaaaaagctacacaaagcaaaacacgaagaaagaactcaaagaaacactgaattggacgagttctgcagaaatcagtagcaccggtttaaccgatgcctaagcatcggtgcatctgacgctgtcgtggtgtgcaaacccacagccgagtggcgtagtgcacccgcctaaacccagagggtgagtactcaggggtagctaggattagcccaatctagatgcaagaacacgatgaacacagcaggtttagagtggttcgggccgccggagcataataccctacgtccactgtgtgttgtattgcttgtgctctcaagaggttgagaacgaacaatattgttcggagtgaatccgagcttgtgttgtgtctggcTTTACCTGGCCTTAGAGAGTGTTGAGTGAGTCTCCCCTCGCTTGCCTGGCCTCGGCCTTGGCCTGTATGTATGTGTGTTCTAGCGGGCATGATCTTctttttatatgtccaaggggagcacgtacactgagcgagcccccgacatgtggacccggcgatgtattataaactacactttggccttcaatgcctcagatccggagatcttgtcgtcggcttccgtgcgtagcttctgaccagggatggtcttgagctgtcctgtcagagtagagtctagcctctgcagccgcgcgtcgaggtcatgatgaagcgccgcaCTACTGACTCaatccactgtagcagcgtgcactgttgctccagtcattagttggtcatcatgacttgttgcccatgcgcgcggcgctgagtatttaatgcttgccttggtaactgacgagccgcctcggtaactggcgatccacagtgtggactgacaaaagctgccccgtacccagcggcagcagagcccgcctcaaccactcgcacttaatgcgggtgggtgagggagcttccagcggaaggcttgcgcccgcgcccgcgtctgtgtgacacgtggcggctccggacccctcccgagcagctagctgagccgagagctcacgggggtccggataggcacgtggaggtcccagacccatctgcgggagtccggatggcacgtggaggtcccggacccacctgtggGGGTcaggtccgcggccacaggtgctgagcatttccacctctggggcacgcggtgacaccggacccgtccccgagcgggaagcgggtccgggaccgttggtccggtgagatggagtcggaccccaggggtccggctgctcagctccttagggcgtagttacggataactacgcgagtcttggcacagtaggagtgggtaccccagttgcagggtaccaaCAGACGCTTAACGGAAGTACCGATGCTCCTGTCGGCCTATCTCTGTTAGATGCAAGTTGAAATCAATTCAAGATACCCTGGtcttcggttgaaccgacggggtCAAGgcaagcatcggtgcaatcaacATACCATTGtacagagacgatgtcaagcgtgcagcagccaagccttcagcaccggaaggACCGACGGTCGCCGGAGCAATGCGTCGGTGCAATAACGTCAGCAGGTGCAACGGCTATAAGAAAGATCTAgtgtcaccggtttaaccggcgccccaagtatcggtttaaccgatggtcccaGAAGCTGCTGTAGAAGTGTCAGAGatgccaacggctacttcagagcgcagagtgaccgaAAGAACCGATACCCTATGCACcgaaagttccgatgcctatgcAAAAAATTGGCTAACGGCTAGTAACAgctctcttgagttggtggcctatatatacgcctcaccccggccattatgagtttgctggagtccccATGGGGCACAACCACCCGAATTAatctggctcaagtgcgctaaccctTTCCATAAAGGCAATACAGGTTAACATGCACTTCAAATGGAGTAATCCAGCAacgctgtcgggtaaaatcccgaatAATCCACGTACgcttcgatcgaacccaaagcttagacaaaactcacacgaaggcgagtccagagattacaatattTCATCATTTCTTACATCACAGAGTACATCATAAATTTATTAGAAACCGAGTTTCAAATCAGAAAATGCTTTTGAATCATAAAAGAGATCATCAGAGTTcattattgcagcggaaaaacAAACGACAGTCTATTGACGAAACATGACATCACGATGAAACGCATACATGACATCAATCCAAACCCCAAGTGTACACCTGGAAACAaagtgtcggtaccctgcaactggggtacccactcctactatgCCAAGACTCgcatagttatccgtaactacgccctaaggagctgagcagccggacccctggggtccgactccatctcaccgaaccaacggtcccggacccgcttcccgctcggggacgggtccagtgtcaccacgtgtcccagaggtggaaatgctcagcacctgtggccgcggacccggacccccgcaggtgggtacGGGACCTCCatgtgccatccggactcccgcagatgggtccgggacctccacgtgcctatccggacccccgtgagctctcggctcagctagctgaacgggaggggtccggagccgccatgtgtcacatagacgcgggcgcgggcgcaagccttctgctggaagctccctcacccacccgcattaagtgcgagtggttgaggcgggctctgctgcctctgggcacggggcagcttttgtcagtccacactgtggatcgccagttaccaaggcggctcgtcagttaccaaggcaagcattaaagactcggCGCCGCGCgtgtgggcgacgagtcatgatgaccagctactaattggagcaacagtgcacgctgctacagtggactgagttaGTAGTTCGGCGCTTAATTATGAGCTCAACGCgtggctgcagaggctagactctactctgacaggacaactcaagaacatccctggtcagaagctacgcacggaagccgacgacaagatctccggatctgaggcattgaaggccaaagtgtagtttataatacatcaccgggtccacatgtcggggccccgctcagtgtacgtgctccccttggacatataaaagggagagcacgcccgctagaaacGGACACACAAGCCAAGGCCAAGATAATTCTTTCCAAGCTCACCCAGActcaggcaatacaacacacagtggacgtaaggtattatgctccggcggcccaaaCCACTCTAAACTGGTTGTGTTCTTCGTGTTCTTCCTCTGAGATtgagctaatcctagctaacccccgagtactcaccctctgggtttaggcgggtgcattccgccacccggctgtggtttgccacaccatgACACAAAGcaacaagcaaggctgagtatactaatactcagcaagatttacccgtcaacggatataacttagtccacttaacttgacatgcaaagttttttggctggaggggtttgttttgccgaaaaagcaactaatagtaggtccttaatttccgattttagctttcataattctagttcaattaaccattctaagtaagCATCTATTTCTAATCAAGCATGTTGAAAAATAAGTATTCAAAGTAAATCCATATTATCACCATCATTTTctacttgttactctatgtagcagaagtgttaagcagtctcattaaccatgagcggcggccgattcgaatcgagtttttaaccttgcaaggcaaacctaacataCACGCATGGGGAACGAAGTCATCCACGCAACATTTTCTCTATCTTTCCCGtccgtggatcagggtcacccacctCAACTACAGAGTATGactactctgcacccgcatattggccgcatgagaacaatgTGCAATAttcaaagagggtgaaagtaaagtccactcgtGGGTCCAATCAGGCACtctgcttaccgattaccatatttctcggcatgtgattagtacgttcaaacgcttaacaaccactaccacacactgcggtcTTAGTACATTTTCACTAAACCAATAGGGTCTCAACCACAAATATCATCCCatgaccccgcccgtaaaccttatgatTGCAGTATGTGGTAAATCAGTCAaaacctataatctcgcgagaggcaggaaaccactcgatttttaccggtcctaattaGCAGGGCATCTAGTCGAGCTTAACCTCTAGTCTTCAAAAcatgggtacctaggatcatgtaACTATGGTTACAGTCAACTCCTGAAAATTTAAATGCACAGATAAATAAAttacaacatagattgcataGATTTAAAATATAGTAATTAGATGCACCGGGCTTGCCTTCCTAGGCAAatattagccttgggctctacCGAACATTGATCCGGGTCTTCAGCAATTTAGTTAGATTAGCTTAAGCTTCACGTAGTTCgttctcggactccggcaccaactcgttcGTTCTGTCGATGAGAGTCGTCGCATCTTTATGATTGCAAAATGTTCATGTTACGTAAATGACAACAaattacatttctttccttcactatagagttgtagcATAAGTTTTATTATGAAGTTTATTAATTACATTttcttgggcaatcatttatagagtagtaattaaCTTGACTTAAACTCATTCAACAAGTTGAGTTtgtgatatttttcatttgtcATTTTCAACATAGAAATTTAGTCTATTTACTATTTAATATTATTACTAGAAAGTGTTTCTGGTGTTAAATTTTTTATGCAAGAAACAAAACTTAACTACAAGATTACTATAAAATTTTCAGCCATTTTCATGAAGCAGATTAATCAtgataaataaaacaaatagaCACTGCTAGAAGCAAAACATATTTATACAGCACAAGGTATACAAGTTCTGGTGTTAAAACTTTTTATGAGTATTTGTAATATGGTGTAAAGAAttctgtgaatttttcatatttttctagttACAATAAATATTTATCATGAAATAGCACTATTAAACAAGAATTAAATCACATATATAGCTAGACCGATCAAAAATTAACCAAATTTGGACAGTGGTGTTTACCTTGCATTAAAAGAATATATAAAAAGTTTCATGCCCATATATATAGcagaacatccagaaataaatagCAAGCCATTATGCTAGATCTAGCAAAGACTAGGATTTCATCTAGTTACATTCGTTTTCtggttctgaaaaatttatatgAGCCTATACTCAGTGATGTGAGCCTACCATCCAAAAACCATCCTTAGTTCATGTGTGAAACTCCTAGAACCAATATGAGTCATTTAGTCTAATTGTTTCTctagattaaaatagaagcagAAACTGAACAAGTGagtgtaacaaaagttgtagagcttgttgcaaggattccagaatagttgagtttgtatttttacaatttttttacaaattgttATTGATTTTGCAAGTTCACTTCTCAGAGTTCATGCATATCCCTGGAAACCAGTTTTTCTATTACGTTTAGGTGCTTGGCCGAAGAACAGAACAGGCGCGGCGGGTTttggccggattccggcgatgTGCGTCGCCGGCAGCAAGGGGCaagttgtaacaccccaggtgttaattaCCTATAATTAGTATTAGTCATGTGTTTAACATCATCATAAGCATCATCAATATATAGTGGAGAATCATATGCATGTGAGTATTTGTTTGAAATTTAAATTGAtgcttgtttgaatgaatgTTTGTGaagaaaatttaaaattttctacaCAACTTGGCCACCAAAAATTTATTCAAATACTAGATTTCAAATGttgttttaaaaatatttttgcagaATTTTTTGACCTTTCAGCTGAGACACAAAATTCTAGGAATTTCCAAAAGTAGtctctttgttctttttgttgcgACCAAATTACAAAAGCGTTTTGAGTGATTCTTGATGCATCGTGTTCTTGGTGATTTTATCTATCACCGGTAAAAAATTGGTGAAGTTTTGAGCCTGCGAGCATCTCCGTTTTGAAATTCAAAcatgatttctttattttttttctcgcccgggcccacctggcagcctcctcctctcctcttccctgctctgcttcgaCGCGCCGCACGCTTCGACGCGCCGCACGCGTCGCCACACCGCTGACCAACCTCGCGCCACGCACCGGCCATCCTCGCGAGCCGTGCCGCCCTCTCGCTCTCTCCTCGCCTTAAAGCCCAGCCCGGCCTTGTCCTCTGCGAaccccctcaaaccctagcttccaaaccgccatggccgcgccacccgagctccgtcgccgccgcggttcGCCGTCTCCGGTGAGCGCCGCCTCGATTCCTCGCATAGGAAGCTTCCACCCGTCGTCCTCCTTCAATTCCCCTCCTCACTCGGCCCCTTCCCTCACCGTGCAgagccgctgccgctcgcctcggtccgccgccgcccaacgccgtcgcgccgcccgtccGTTGCCGCTTTctgtccacgccgccgccggtgaggttcACTGCCTCCTCCTCTTCACCGTGCGCGCCTTCCCCGGCCTGCTCCGGCCTCACCGCAGCCGCcgtagcgccgccgcgccgccgtggccacgccgccatggccgcaagCATGCCGCGGGCCGCCCTGCGTGCGCCCCgccagccgctgccgcgcgccccgcccctTCGTGGcccagcgccgcgccggccggaacgccgccgccgacgccacacCGCCGCTCCAGCCGCGTGCGCCGGCCGTCGCGcggggcagagcaggggaggggggaggcgcCTGGGAGCTGGGCCGGTgcccactgccatgtggggcccggctgtcagcctcCCCCCTTTTTATGTTTTTCATTTGTTATTTCTTTATTTCAGCTGGAGTTTCTAAATtgcatagaaattcgtaggaaaatcctaaaaatgtaaaataaattttgttaggcttctaaaatcaagatctatagaagaaaaatacttgtgcttgtgaaatgtcacttttgccctgtTGAAAATTCAGTTTGCGTTTAAGATAGTTTAAtttgtaccacttgttctgttgctctaaaaattatgaaaaattcgcagtggcttactccttgCATGTGTATTCCACTGTAGAAATTTCATGTACTGGTGTTGTGCACTTTTGTgtagatctatttatgtttcgtttaccttgctagggttgtttaaatgctttgttagcagcaataaatgttggaaaaattagATGGCATGTTTTATCAATATCATGTTGagttggtaaatttttgttgctagATCACATCTGCAAGTCAAATCTTTGCTTTTATTTGGCTTCTAGCAGCACTTTTTGTTTATATTTGTTTATATTTGAttattgtttcatgcatgtgtaacttTAGCAAAGCAAGCCTCTGGCTTAATTCATGCTACCCTAAGCAAGTTTAGTAGTTTAGTAGCTGTTATTTTGAAGGAAATACTTCAGGCTAAAACGAGTTGAACTTCGGAACCGCACCTAGGCACTCAAATCGTTAGTTGTTACTTTCTTTGTAGTGGTTACTCAGTTGACGCATGTCAGCTCTGTCGGTTCTTTCATTTGCTTTATATCGAAATGCGTTGCATCATGAGCATCCATGCACTGCTGTGGTTCTGACTCTAGCATGGCATcctttcatacgtgtagactccgcaagccgaagcagcagccgagccagaagatggtgtAATGGCGGACGCAcccagaagatggatggatgg contains:
- the LOC120710296 gene encoding cysteine proteinase EP-B 2-like, which encodes MAGLAKRLLLVALVVAAAAALCHAIEFDEKDLATDEALWDLYERWQAHHRVHRHHGEKGRRFGTFKENVHFIHAHNKRGDRPYRLRLNRFGDMGREEFRSTFADSRINDLRRAARAAPAVPGFMYEDVGDLPQSVDWRQAGAVTAVKNQRKCGSCWAFSTVVAVEGINAIRTGRLVSLSEQELVDCDKEENGCQGGLMENAFEFIKAHGGITTEAAYPYRALNGTCDSYRSRQGPVVVIDGHQMVPAGSEEALAKAVAHQPVSVAIDAGGQAFQFYSEGVFTGECGTDLDHGVAAVGYGVDDDGTPYWVVKNSWGPGWGERGYIRMERGAGDGGLCGIAMEASFPIKTSPNPARKPRRALLSSQ